Below is a genomic region from Homo sapiens chromosome X, GRCh38.p14 Primary Assembly.
GCTGTCGGCATATTTAAaaactctatctatctatctatcatctatctatctatgtatctatctatctatctatctatctatctatctatcatctatctatcatctatctatctatcacctcTATCTAGGTAGATCTAAATATCTATTTATCTGTATAGATAGATACCtatgtctatgtgtctgtgtatctAGATCTCTATgtctatctatatagatatatatctgtCTATATAGTTATCTACCTATATAGGCCTAGAcatctgtttatctatctatctatctatctatctatctatctatctatctatctatccatatcTATCTATTTAGATCTGGATATCTATCTGTATACatagatctatatatctatatctatatatgtatctatatctagatCTAGATATCTATATACATTGATCTATCTAATCTCTATATCTATGTagatatttatctatctatctagaccTAGATGTCTATCTATCTAGAcctagatatctatctatctagacctagatatctgtctatctgtctaatctatcatctatcatatGTATCTATTCAGATAGATCTGGATATCTATCTATAAacatcttatctatctatctatctagatctACATCACTATATAGAtacctatatctatctatctagaacTAGATATCTATGTATCTAGATATCCATCTAGATTTAGATCTTCATccatatagatatctatatctatctatctagatccagatatctatctatatacatagatctatatatctatatctgtatatctatctagatctatctagatatctatgtatatacatggatctatatatctctctatGTATCTAGATCTAGATCTCTCTCTATATAGATCTATGTATCTAGATCTAGATCTCTATATAGgcatctatccatctatgtagATCTagacatctatctatatattaatacatagatgtatctatctatatacgtctttatatatgtatatacacacacagaaacacacacacacatctcgtTTCCTGCTTGCTTGTTGCTGTAAATGATAGCTAGCCAAGGCTCTACGACAATGATCCCCAAAGTGTGGCCCAAGGAACCCTGACCCCACAACTCTTTCAAGTGTCTTCAAAGTcataactactttaaaaaaagaatttgaagatgtgatttttttccctttttgctgcCATTTTCTCATGCATCTATGCTGAGAGTTTACAGACACTACATGGCATGTGATAAGGTAATACCCTGAACACAGATGGAGCTAGGAAGAACCAGCTGTCGCCTCTTGGGAAAATGGATGGCACTCTTctcacaatgattttttttaatatagaaatttttttaatgaaaaattatgaaatttatgTTACTGCAtaatggtttgattttttttaaagggattgATAAATATGCTTtctaatttctcagttttaatatcGATTATTCTaaatatggagagagagaatcCACAGGGAcatggccgagcacagtggctcacgcctgtcattccagccctttgggggccgaggtgggcggatcacttgagctcaggagtttgagaccagcctgcgcaacatgatgaaaccctgtctctacgaaaaaataaaacaaaacattagccgAATGTGGTGTCGCACACcgctagtctcagctactcgggaggctgcggagggaggctcacttgaacctgggaagtggagtttgcagtgagccgagatcgtgccactgcactccagcctgggtaacagagcaagcctcagctcaggagaaaaaaaaaagaaagaatccacACGGACAAAGCTCTTTGGGTTCCTAAAAGGGTCAAGGGTGAGGGGACCAGAGGCTGTGAAATTCACTGCTCCAGAAGATATGGctataaatgaaaatagagaatCTGAGAATCACCTTGGGAATGAATAATTCTAGAGTCTGCATTCTCTACAGAGGACACGGTGTCCCTAAGGAAGAGAAATTGATTCTTGGGAGTgaaatcttgttattttttactGTATAATCACAGATGTAATGTACAGAACATAGATATGTCATGTGACTTTTGTGTTCATATTTCATGAGGAGGTGATCCacgaaaaaaaagtttaaaaaggctCCTGGAGGATGGTGATgatgaacaacaaaaaagttgGCAAGGGGAACATTTAGAATcctgtaaaagagaaaaaaagccaaTTGCCTTGCCGCTTGCATTAGCCACtgtaaaagctatttttttttgccCCTGTCGTTTTAAGGATATGATGATTTGGGCTGCTGTACTTCACGTTTTTAcaaaactgatttatttttcccGTTTTGGGAAAAAATGTCAATGGATTACGATTATGTTTTttgatatatagaaaataaaataactgcaaaaactgtgatttaaaaaatatatctttatgcAAAATAACTGCAAATGAAACTACTACTACTATGCTGATAGCAGTGGAGTAGTATTATTGATGATATATTGATTACTATCTTGATAGTAGTGGTATGCTAGTATTGCTCAGATATTGATTACTGCATTGATAGTACTAGtatattattattgattatatattGATTACTATAGTAGtgatagtattttgttattattgatCACACATTGATTACTGAATTGATAGTAGTAGTATGTTACTATTGGTTATATATTGATTACTATGCTAGTAGTAGTATATTGTTGACTATATATTGATTACTACATTGATAGTGGTAGattattattgattatatattGAGTACTATGTTGATAATAGTAGCATAGTATTGATTACATAACGATTACTACATTGATAGTAATATATTGTTATTGATCATATATTGATTACATGCATTGATAGTAGTAGtgtattattattgattatatattGATGACTATGTTGATAGTAGTAATCTTATTATGGGTCATATATTGATTACTGCATTGGAAGTAGTAGtgtattattattgattatatattGGTTACTATGCTGATAGTAGTAGTATCATCAGTAATAATAATCAATAATGGAAACCCATTGGGACAAGTCCTTCAGAGGCTGTCTTTGAGGAGCCCCATGGTAGGTGGATGCTTTCTGGGTGTCTTTTATCACATCTGAGTGGAAATCAGAATCCCTTCTGTTTCCTTCTCAGATTCGGTTCCAGTGCAAAGGTCGTCCACTTTTTGGGGTCCATGAAACCTTGGAACTACAAGTACAATCCACAGAGTGGCTCGGTGTTGGAGCAAGGCTCAGCGTCCAGCAGCCAGCACCAGGCGGCATTCCTTCATCTCTGGTGGACGGTCTACCAGAACAACGTGCTGCCCCTTTATAAAAGCGTCCAAGCGGGGGAAGCACGCGCGTCTCCTGGTCACACAGTAAGTGGGGGATTCCCTTAAAACCCGTAGCTGAGGACGAGGAGAACATCCTTGTCACCAAGGTCTGGCgtggtttttttttgaaatgcccCTTTTTTGTCTAAATACTGTATTTCATGGAAAAGAATACTGAGAAGCAAGCacctgttaaaaaaatttttaagttttagctcAAAATAGAGAATGCCTAATGACTGGAGATCCTGTTTTGATGTGTAGGCCTGGTGCAGAAATAGGTTATTGAAATTAGCCATCCTCATCAGAGTAAGAGACACTCATGGACAAGTGGTTCACAATGACTGATTACGACGTCATTCGGGTCAACACTTTCCACTTGAAACCATCATTTGAGATAGCAGTTGGAGGAAGTGTCTGAAGAGGATTTTGTAAAGTTTTGATTGACACCAATTTGATTGCAAAGAATATAATGACAGCCCCTCGGTGTGCTAAATGGTGGAGTATCTGCAGTGTGCTGAATGTAGGCTGCATCTGCCTTGCAGAAGACCTCTTGCAATTaggactcaggaaacttcttATTCCTAATGGCTTTTTtcactaaagtaaaaaaaaacttgagcttttttttttttttttttttaactagagcATTTGTACTAGAGTACCAGAGTATTTTTTAACTAGAGTAAAGAAAActagagttttgtttgtttgtttgttttttgagacagagtctcactctgttacccaggctggagtgcagtgacatgatctcggctcactgcaacctccgccttctgggttcaagcaattctcctgcctcagcctcccaaggagctgggattacaggtgcctaccaccacgcccagctaatttttgtgcttttagtggagacggggttttgccacgttggccaggctggtcttgaagctctgacctcaagtcatccacccgcctcagcctcccaaagtgctgggattacaggcgtgagccaccaagcccggcctttttttttttttaactagagcATTTGCTAGTACAACAGAGTCTGCTATCAGCACATGCATTGCCTGGGAAATTGAAAAGAatccctattttaatttttagtatggTTTTTTATTTGGGTGGATCTAGGCTGCTTTTTAAGGACTGCTGAAAATTTCTCTCACCGAGTGACACTAGCAATGGACGTTTATTTGTATTCACTTCACAAACATTGACTTGTCACATATTTCCTGCTGGGCGTTTTGCTAAGTACTGGATTATTAAGTACTGGATTACTAAGTACTGGATTACTAAGTACTGGATTGCATAGGAGGGAATTTTAAGGCTTAGTGTCAAACGGtcctgagaaagaaaacatttaggaCAATTATTTAATGATTGGCAGATGGGAGCTGGGAGCCCTGGCTACACAGGGCCCCACCCGCCCCCCAGGACAGCAGGTGAATTGAGGAGACATAGGGAAGACTCACTCCACGTGTGTGTTTTTGTGCAGCTTTGCCACAGTGATGTGGGGGGGCCGTGTGCGGATTCAGCCTCTGGTGTTGGAGAGCCGTGTGAAAATTCAACACCCAGTGCGGGCGTGCCGTGTGCAAATTCACCACTGGGTTCTAACCAGCCTGCTCAGGGCCTTCCGGAGCCGACCCAGATAGTggatgagaccctgtccctacctGAAGGACGCCGTTCAGAAGATGTAAGTACCTGCATTCCTCACAGGTGTGATAGTCAGACGCTGGCTCGCAGTGAGAGAGCAGAGAGAGCCGGCTTCCCTGGCTCCCTGGGGAGGGGAGATGGAGGGGAAGGGCTGGTCTTTGGCTTGCTGTGGCATTCAAGGCTctgcatttatttttgcattacGGCACACCGAATCAAGCTCACCTGCTGAAAGATGTCTATGCCCCAATCCCTAGGACCTGTGAATGTCACCTTGTGTGGCAAAAGGGCGTTTGCAGTTGTGATTAAATGAGGGACCCTGAGCTGGGGAGGTATGGTCTTGGATTCTGGGAGTGGGCTCTTAGTCATCACAAACCTCCCTTCAAAGAAGAAGGTGGAAGTGTGAAGGTCAGAGAAGGAGTGTGAAGCTGGAAGCAGAGGCCAGAGAGAGAGGGGATTGGAAGACGCTgggctgctggctttgaagatggaagaggagGCCACGAGCGAGGGAATATGGTGGCCTCCAGAAGCTGGAGAAGgcaggaaatggattctcccctaggtCCCcaagaaggaaccaaccctgccgacAACTTGATTTTAATCCACTGGACTTCTGGCCCCCAGAACTATCAGATGGTCAGTCTGCCTTGGTGtaaaccacccagtttgtggctGTTTCTTACATAGCAGCCTCAAAAATCTGATGCCACAAGGAGACAGATGCTCAGTCTCTCGCAGTTTACAGATTCTGGGGGAGCCAGAGCTCTTTCAGGTTCAAAAAGGGAGGCTTCCGTCAGTGCCCCCTCAACCCAACTGCCTGGCCGTGCATCCTGAGAGGTTTCAGCCGAACCCCTGACTTGAACAGTGGTTGAAGTGAAGATGAATTCCTGCCGGGGTTCAATGTTCAAATGAATGTTGACCTGCACAGTGGTGTCTGCTGAGGCCGAGTCTGCAGCACTTTGTCCCCAtcgaagaaaaatgaaaatacaccTTACTTGCAAAACAAATAATGGAGGCCGTCATTTCTCCAGCTCCAATTTCTAGGTGAATACTTTGGAATAATATCTTGTGTTTAAAGATttcctggggccaggcacggtgactcaacacctgtaatcctaacactttggaaggctgaggtgggaggattgcttgagcccaggagtacgagaccagccggCAACAcactgagacctcatctctacaaaaaaaagtcaagaaattagccaggcatggatgtgtgcacctgtagtcccagctacttgggaggctgaggcaggaggaatgcttgagccttggaggtcaaggctgtagtgagctataatctcaccactgcactcccgcctgggtgacagagcgagacactgtctcaaagaaaaaaaaaaagaaatcttttttttttttgaggcggagtctctctctgtcacccaggctggaatgcagtagcccaatcttggctcactgcaagctctgcctcccgggttcacgccgttctcctgcctcagcctcccgagtagctgggactgcaggtgcccgccaccgcgcccggctaattttttgtatttttagtagagacggggtttcactgtgtcagccaggatggtctcgaactcctgaccttgtgatccgcctgcttcggcctcccaaagtgctgggattacaggcgtgaaccaccacgcccggcaagaTTTCTTGTTTTAAATCTTTACCACTGATCCTAACAAGTTTCTCAACAGAATTATTTTGAGATCATACTTAGGGAAGGATCTGGGGACTGGGCTGAAGGAAAGTGATTCTTTTCTGTATACTTCAGATAGCTCCGGGAGAGCCGTTTCTTGTTGCTTATAAACAAGTGACCTTTAGATTTTGCACACATTGCTCTGGAAGACACCACACGCTTCACTGTACTCTGGCGTAAATTATGCTCTGGCAACTTTATGCATGAAGAATGTCGGAGTGGTGATTTCACATTGACCCAAACACATTGAAAAGATGTTTAGGTTCAGATGGTGAAGACTGAGGAGGTGTAAAATGCGCTTTTCTGGTTTTTCATTCCTCATGGTGTGCCCTGAGCATACCATAGCCTGGGCCTGGCCCCAGGACGTGCCTCATGCGAGTCAAGTCAAGAGCCTCTGCTTGTTCCTGCTGGAATGTGAAGAATTCCATCAGTGGAGCCCTTACATGATGTGCAAAACGGCTGCAATTGTGCTGAGCCATGCTCGTTTCAGGATGTCTAAGGAAAAATCgcatttacattaaatgtttagTAGGCAACCAAGTTTAGACTGTAAACCAAAGAGTATCCAAGAATGCTGTGGCATTCAAGGCTCATGCTTTTATGTGCATTACAGCACCTTAAGGCCAATAAAGGGGAACTCCCATCCCCTGTTGATGTGTATTGAAAATAATTGAATGCTCAAACTCCTAgcctaaaaaagaaatattatcgAATGCTTCGAAAACATAAATTTAGGAAgtgtattttgccaaggttaaggacacacccgtgacacagcctcaggaggtcctgacgacatgtgcccacggtggtcggggcacagcttgcttttatacaatTTAGAGAGGATGAGGTATCAATATgcgtaagaagtacattggttcagtccggcaaggcgggacaactcaaagtggggcgggggcttccaggtcataagtAGATAGAGGCAaatggttgcatttttttttttttttagtttctgattggtctttccaaaggaggcaatcagatatgcatttatctcagtgagcagaggggggactgaatagaatgggaggcagaggccctAAGCAGCTCCGCTCCCAGCTGGACTTTTCCCTGCTTACTGATATTGGGGTTCCAAGATTTACTTTCTTCACAAGACTCTATTGAGTCCTCAGAAAACGGTTTTCAAACCATCTTTCTGATTTCCGGTTGCGTAATTTTAATCTTATTCCGTCACTGAATCTTGTACATTAGTGGTTTTGCAAACTATGGCCTGAGGTCTCTCTGAATAAGGATCATTTTAAAGGATTGTGTTTTTGCAGATGATCTTAGaagcattcttctttttctttctttttttttttttgagatggagtctcactcgatcgcccaggctgaagtgcaatggcgcgatctcagcagctcactgcaacctccaccgcccgagtccaagcaattctcctgcctcagcctcctgagtaggtggacaggcatgagccaccacacctggctaatttttgtatttttagtaaagaccgggtttcaccatgttggccaggctgttcttgaactcctggcttcaagtgatccacctgcctcagcctcccaaagttctgggattacaagtgtgagccaccatgcctggctattaaAAACATTCTTAACAGTTTATTCTGAACCACAGTGAGCACTCCCTCATTCGTAAGGGCAGCCACCCTCTTTCAGAAGCAAGTGTGTATTCTCCACCCTTCAGCCCCTGGAGGGATTTCCACGGATTGTCACAGCCCCTGAAAACAAGCTTCCCAGGGCAAACAGTGGTTTTCCAGAGACTCCAAAAGGGAAAACAGTCAGGACGCTCCAGTCCCAGCTCCAGCCCAAGTTGTAGCCACACCAATCTCTGCAAAAACAGAACCATTTCCAGAGTGACAGCACTTAGCACTCTGGTTTCTCTAAAACAGCGCCCGTCATGTTCAATTCATATTAATCTCGATGGAATTGTTGCCGTGGATTTTTCTTGACATAAGTCACTTCTACTTTTACTTTGGATTCATAATTGTCGATGAGGTGGCAACTTAAACAATAGATATGTAGCTTCGTGTTTGTCCGTCCGTGAGCCACCTTTCAATCAGAGCCAGTCAAGCCAAACCTAGGAGAGACTTTCCCGTGGAGGGATTGGGGCTTCTGAGGAAAGCTCATGGAGAGAATCGTGATGACAGAATTGAGGATCATCCTGCCTTGATGCCCAAGGAGGTAAGCAAGGACACAAAAGCACGCTCATTTCACCCCAGTTAGGTGGtgtctattatcaaaaagacaaaaaatatccactgctggtgaagatgtggagaaaggggaactctttTCCACTGTTGATGGGGATTAAAAATAAGCACAGCCAGGATGGAGAAgagtatgaaggttcctcaaaaaactacaaatagaactaccacatgatccagccaTCACCACTGGGCATTTATCCGAAGGAGaggaaattagtatattgaaGGGACATCTGCCCCCCGTCCATGTTTTTGCAGTTTATTCACAACAGGCAAGATACAGATTCAACCCAAGTGTTTGCCAaaggatgaatgggtaaagaaaatgccatgtatagatataccatggaatactattcaaccataaaaaagaaggaaatccatcatttgcagcaacatggatggaaatagAGGACATTATggtaggtgaaataagccagaaacagaaagttaaacaccacatgttctcactcatctgtGGGAGCTAAAGAAATTTAACCTCACAGAAGTGAAaagtaaggccaggcacagtggctcactcctgtaatccctgcactttgggaggctgaggcaggatgattgcttgagatcaggagtttgagaccagcctgagcaacatagcaaaaccctgtctctgcaaaaaaatacaaaaattagctgggtgtgcggTACTtgccggtggt
It encodes:
- the GYG2 gene encoding glycogenin-2 isoform e (isoform e is encoded by transcript variant 5) — its product is MEHGSFDGADQGLLNSFFRNWSTTDIHKHLPFIYNLSSNTMYTYSPAFKQFGSSAKVVHFLGSMKPWNYKYNPQSGSVLEQGSASSSQHQAAFLHLWWTVYQNNVLPLYKSVQAGEARASPGHTLCHSDVGGPCADSASGVGEPCENSTPSAGVPCANSPLGSNQPAQGLPEPTQIVDETLSLPEGRRSEDVDLAVSVSQISIEEKVKELSPEEERRKWEEGRIDYMGKDAFARIQEKLDRFLQ